From the genome of Populus trichocarpa isolate Nisqually-1 chromosome 15, P.trichocarpa_v4.1, whole genome shotgun sequence, one region includes:
- the LOC7475142 gene encoding transcription termination factor MTERF8, chloroplastic isoform X1 gives MLATANPLFSSSNSSFLLQATNPLPIKLQSLAAPFTTFSPHGKFTLANFAKASRFLAPVGFPLTKHLLVQCSCLELPSILQSEFGLIYSFFAEMGFNEKETGLLLEQNPALKSASFDSIRVHVLLLESVGIKGAELYHLIDKSPDVLTAKEIVPLIHFVLNDLEGKVEPAQLRRLLIATVPRFLAGFDEKVKLLIKRGIPQEKIVHVLNNVNLTKALSLKSIEEIEKTVTYLSRFGGVDLIVRRPMILNFDLDTQLIPRVELLKEISGGDEDATGIVLHKLPAILSYSVKHTGGHVELLRSFAGLTDPQIFKIFSVFPNVVSASKERKLRPRIEFLKQCGLSSDEIFKFLTKAPVFLGLSFEDNLVHKLVVLVKIGYENETKELAAAMGAASRTSCENLQNVIGLFLSYGLTYADILAMSKKHPQILQYKCGALEEKLEFLIEEMGRGVRELLSFPAFLGYNLDERIKHRYEVKKLTTGEGMSINKLLSVSDDRFLNQKQKKKPIPEGQSERMMKVG, from the exons ATGCTTGCAACAGCAAaccctttattttcttcttcaaattcttccTTTCTCTTGCAAGCAACAAACCCATTACCAATAAAGCTTCAATCTTTAGCTGCTCCATTCACAACTTTCTCTCCCCATGGAAAGTTCACTCTAGCGAACTTTGCTAAAGCTTCAAGATTCTTAGCCCCTGTGGGTTTTCCACTCACTAAACACCTTCTAGTCCAGTGCAGCTGTCTGGAATTGCCTTCGATTTTGCAGAGTGAATTTG gtTTGATTTATTCGTTCTTTGCAGAAATGGGTTTCAATGAGAAAGAAACTGGGTTACTGTTAGAGCAGAACCCAGCTCTAAAGTCTGCATCTTTTGACTCCATACGAGTCCATGTTTTACTCTTAGAGTCTGTTGGAATCAAAGGCGCTGAACTATATCACTTGATTGATAAGTCTCCGGATGTTTTAACAGCGAAGGAAATTGTTCCATTGATACATTTTGTGCTTAATGATTTAGAAGGAAAGGTCGAGCCAGCACAACTTAGGCGCCTTTTGATTGCCACTGTGCCAAGGTTCTTGGCTGGTTTTGATGAAAAGGTTAAGCTGTTGATTAAACGTGGAATTCCTCAAGAAAAGATTGTTCATGTTCTCAACAACGTGAATTTGACCAAGGCTTTGAGCCTTAAGTCtattgaagaaattgagaagacTGTTACTTACTTGAGTCGTTTTGGTGGGGTTGACTTAATCGTTAGGCGGCCAATGATACTCAATTTTGATTTGGATACTCAGTTGATTCCTAGAGTAGAGTTGCTCAAGGAGATTAGTGGTGGAGATGAGGATGCCACGGGGATTGTGTTGCATAAACTCCCTGCCATTTTAAGTTACAGTGTGAAGCATACGGGGGGGCATGTTGAGTTGTTGAGATCTTTTGCGGGCCTAACTGATCCACaaatattcaagattttttctgTGTTTCCAAATGTGGTTAGTGCCAGCAAGGAGAGGAAGTTGCGTCCGAGAATAGAGTTTCTCAAGCAATGCGGGTTGAGTTCTGACGAGATATTCAAGTTCTTGACTAAAGCCCCTGTATTTCTTGGCCTGTCCTTTGAAGATAACCTCGTGCATAAACTTGTTGTTTTGGTGAAGATAGGGTATGAAAATGAAACCAAGGAATTGGCTGCGGCAATGGGAGCTGCATCAAGGACAAGCTGTGAGAATTTGCAAAATGTGATTGGGCTATTCTTGAGCTATGGTCTTACTTATGCAGATATTCTTGCCATGAGCAAGAAGCACCCTCAGATTCTACAGTACAAATGTGGTGCTTTGGAGGAGAAGTTGGAATTCTTGATTGAGGAAATGGGTCGTGGAGTCAGAGAGCTTTTGTCTTTTCCTGCATTTCTTGGTTACAACCTTGATGAGAGGATTAAGCATAGGTATGAAGTAAAGAAGTTGACTACAGGGGAAGGGATGTCCATCAATAAGCTCTTGAGTGTCTCAGATGATAGATTTCTAAAtcagaagcaaaagaaaaaacctattCCCGAAGGACAGTCTGAACGAATGATGAAGGTTGGATGA
- the LOC7475141 gene encoding uncharacterized protein LOC7475141 isoform X1 produces MALIEALYEVLENPSSMLGVCTEMVGLLGPLWVAFLIGLVLGWSWKPKWVTRESDKLTCCVSKILDSSLPSSPCRSLMSPLKTFGSFSQWNSFMLRSSTCDASWVVDNNNNLVHQNLSPVPPTEYEDCSRSQLNEEQSNVASQVTEEDLEHLYQLVEVKDGGPTWMHMMDRSTPTMSYKAWRRDPKTGPPQYRSSTVFENASPEIVRDFFWDDDFRPKWDDMLSYSAILDECPTTGTMLVHWMRKFPFFCSDREYIIGRRIWESGRSYYCVTKGVPSSSVPRRDKPRRVDLYYSSWCIRAVESRKGDGQLTSCEVLLFHHEDMGIPWEIAKLGVRHGMWGTVKKIEPGLRAYQRTRASGVTLSRPAFMAQINTKINPELLRSLGDDEDLSETEAATAPEKSLGRNIPKLLIVGGAIALLCGFDRGLLTKAFIFSVGRRFGNMGKNAKLNAGST; encoded by the exons ATGGCCTTGATTGAGGCTTTATATGAGGTTTTAGAGAATCCCTCCTCAATGTTAGGGGTATGTACAGAAATGGTTGGACTTTTAGGTCCATTGTGGGTAGCTTTTCTGATTGGTTTAGTGCTTGGATGGTCATGGAAGCCAAAATGGGTGACCAGGGAAAGTGACAAATTGACTTGCTGTGTATCAAAGATATTGGATTCATCGTTGCCATCTTCACCTTGTCGGTCTTTGATGTCTCCATTGAAGACTTTTGGTTCTTTTTCACAGTGGAATTCATTCATGTTGAGGTCCTCAACTTGTGATGCTTCTTGGGTTGTggataacaacaacaatttaGTGCATCAGAATCTGTCTCCTGTGCCCCCTACAGAATATGAAGATTGCAG CAGATCGCAGCTGAATGAAGAGCAGTCTAATGTTGCTAGCCAAGTCACGGAGGAGGATTTAGAACACTTGTACCAGCTTGTTGAGGTGAAAGATGGAGGTCCTACTTGGATGCATATGATGGATCGTTCCACCCCAACTATGAGTTATAAGGCATGGAGGAGAGATCCCAAG ACTGGTCCTCCCCAATATCGTAGCAGCACTGTCTTTGAAAATGCCTCGCCAGAGATAGTGAGAGACTTCTTTTGGGATGATGATTTCCGGCCAAAGTGGGATGACATGCTTTCTTATTCTGCAATATTAGATGAATGTCCCACTACAGGGACCATGCTAGTGCATTGGATGCGAAAA tTCCCTTTTTTCTGTAGTGACAGAGAATACATAATTGGTCGGCGAATATGGGAATCAGGCAGATCTTATTACTGTGTGACCAAG GGAGTACCCAGTTCTTCTGTCCCAAGGCGAGATAAACCAAGACGTGTTGACCTATACTACTCAAGTTGGTGCATTCGAGCAG TGGAATCAAGGAAAGGTGATGGCCAGTTGACATCTTGTGAGGTATTACTCTTCCATCATGAAGACATGGGCATCCCATGGGAAATCGCTAAGCTTGGAGTGCGGCATGGCATGTGGGGAACTGTCAAGAAGATTGAGCCTGGTTTACGTGCCTACCAAAGAACAAGAGCATCGGGAGTTACACTTTCTCGGCCTGCTTTCATGGCTCAGATTAACACCAAAATAAATCCAGAGTTGCTGAGATCCTTGGGAGATGATGAGGATTTGTCAGAGACTGAAGCAGCAACTGCTCCTGAGAAATCTTTGGGCAGGAACATACCAAAGCTTCTGATTGTTGGTGGAGCTATTGCACTCTTATGCGGTTTTGATAGAGGACTGTTGACCAAGGCATTTATATTCAGTGTGGGAAGAAGGTTTGGAAACATGGGAAAGAATGCTAAATTAAATGCTGGAAGtacttga
- the LOC7475141 gene encoding uncharacterized protein LOC7475141 isoform X2, translating into MALIEALYEVLENPSSMLGVCTEMVGLLGPLWVAFLIGLVLGWSWKPKWVTRESDKLTCCVSKILDSSLPSSPCRSLMSPLKTFGSFSQWNSFMLRSSTCDASWVVDNNNNLVHQNLSPVPPTEYEDCRSQLNEEQSNVASQVTEEDLEHLYQLVEVKDGGPTWMHMMDRSTPTMSYKAWRRDPKTGPPQYRSSTVFENASPEIVRDFFWDDDFRPKWDDMLSYSAILDECPTTGTMLVHWMRKFPFFCSDREYIIGRRIWESGRSYYCVTKGVPSSSVPRRDKPRRVDLYYSSWCIRAVESRKGDGQLTSCEVLLFHHEDMGIPWEIAKLGVRHGMWGTVKKIEPGLRAYQRTRASGVTLSRPAFMAQINTKINPELLRSLGDDEDLSETEAATAPEKSLGRNIPKLLIVGGAIALLCGFDRGLLTKAFIFSVGRRFGNMGKNAKLNAGST; encoded by the exons ATGGCCTTGATTGAGGCTTTATATGAGGTTTTAGAGAATCCCTCCTCAATGTTAGGGGTATGTACAGAAATGGTTGGACTTTTAGGTCCATTGTGGGTAGCTTTTCTGATTGGTTTAGTGCTTGGATGGTCATGGAAGCCAAAATGGGTGACCAGGGAAAGTGACAAATTGACTTGCTGTGTATCAAAGATATTGGATTCATCGTTGCCATCTTCACCTTGTCGGTCTTTGATGTCTCCATTGAAGACTTTTGGTTCTTTTTCACAGTGGAATTCATTCATGTTGAGGTCCTCAACTTGTGATGCTTCTTGGGTTGTggataacaacaacaatttaGTGCATCAGAATCTGTCTCCTGTGCCCCCTACAGAATATGAAGATTGCAG ATCGCAGCTGAATGAAGAGCAGTCTAATGTTGCTAGCCAAGTCACGGAGGAGGATTTAGAACACTTGTACCAGCTTGTTGAGGTGAAAGATGGAGGTCCTACTTGGATGCATATGATGGATCGTTCCACCCCAACTATGAGTTATAAGGCATGGAGGAGAGATCCCAAG ACTGGTCCTCCCCAATATCGTAGCAGCACTGTCTTTGAAAATGCCTCGCCAGAGATAGTGAGAGACTTCTTTTGGGATGATGATTTCCGGCCAAAGTGGGATGACATGCTTTCTTATTCTGCAATATTAGATGAATGTCCCACTACAGGGACCATGCTAGTGCATTGGATGCGAAAA tTCCCTTTTTTCTGTAGTGACAGAGAATACATAATTGGTCGGCGAATATGGGAATCAGGCAGATCTTATTACTGTGTGACCAAG GGAGTACCCAGTTCTTCTGTCCCAAGGCGAGATAAACCAAGACGTGTTGACCTATACTACTCAAGTTGGTGCATTCGAGCAG TGGAATCAAGGAAAGGTGATGGCCAGTTGACATCTTGTGAGGTATTACTCTTCCATCATGAAGACATGGGCATCCCATGGGAAATCGCTAAGCTTGGAGTGCGGCATGGCATGTGGGGAACTGTCAAGAAGATTGAGCCTGGTTTACGTGCCTACCAAAGAACAAGAGCATCGGGAGTTACACTTTCTCGGCCTGCTTTCATGGCTCAGATTAACACCAAAATAAATCCAGAGTTGCTGAGATCCTTGGGAGATGATGAGGATTTGTCAGAGACTGAAGCAGCAACTGCTCCTGAGAAATCTTTGGGCAGGAACATACCAAAGCTTCTGATTGTTGGTGGAGCTATTGCACTCTTATGCGGTTTTGATAGAGGACTGTTGACCAAGGCATTTATATTCAGTGTGGGAAGAAGGTTTGGAAACATGGGAAAGAATGCTAAATTAAATGCTGGAAGtacttga
- the LOC7464506 gene encoding uncharacterized protein LOC7464506 isoform X1 — MLCSVKTSKSGSNWLDRLWSNKGFSNNDDDDPSVPNPSSSPITDASNSVINSNSESTHSESDQNKVTTTTTREISSSDNKDLFFLMNNVLSDLFNMGGCSDPIEGSSRHSRKKERIPRKQTKPKFCFVSGNNSSNDSLDCVRKDENVLVATGSLNSDKNSNNVDCGVDDDDEEEEEEDVEEEKGKAFGVSGDKELKGYSRSEVTVIDTSCLVWKFDKLVFRKKNVWKVRDKKGKSWVSGSKKRKVIDLESANGNGAKKKAKVSNLEVGSSKDANDVQKPEDERREEVEMAEDHSQVATKRIHLSRSPDKSKKSGSSVIFIKAIPTSNKSGRITKNRLKDTQK, encoded by the exons ATGCTGTGCTCAGTTAAAACCAGCAAGTCCGGTTCAAACTGGTTAGACCGGCTCTGGTCCAACAAGGGCTTCagcaacaatgatgatgatgacccTTCTGTTCCAAACCCATCTAGTTCTCCGATTACCGATGCTTCCAATTCTGTCATCAACTCAAACTCCGAGTCAACTCACTCTGAATCAGATCAAAACAAagtcacaacaacaacaaccaggGAGATTTCTTCAAGTGACAATAaagatttgttctttttaatgaaCAATGTTCTTTCAGACCTCTTTAACATGGGTGGTTGCAGTGACCCGATTGAGGGAAGTTCAAGACATTCCAGGAAAAAGGAGAGGATTCCTAGAAAACAAACGAAGCccaagttttgttttgtttctgggAATAACAGTAGTAATGATTCTTTAGATTGCGTGAGAAAAGACGAGAATGTCCTTGTTGCTACAGGGTCATTGAATTCtgataaaaattctaataatgTGGATTGTGgggttgatgatgatgacgaggaggaggaggaggaggatgttgaGGAGGAGAAGGGGAAGGCTTTTGGTGTTAGTGGTGATAAAGAGCTAAAAGGGTATTCAAGAAGTGAGGTGACCGTAATTGATACAAGTTGTCTAGTGTGGAAGTTTGATAAGTTGGTGTTTAGAAAGAAGAACGTGTGGAAAGTTAGGGATAAGAAGGGAAAATCTTGGGTGTCTGGGAGCAAGAAGAGGAAAGTAATTGACTTGGAATCTGCAAATGGAAATGGTGCTAAGAAGAAAGCTAAAGTTTCAAACTTGGAGGTTGGTTCGTCCAAGGATGCCAATGAT GTTCAGAAACCAGAGGATGAGAGAAGGGAAGAGGTAGAAATGGCAGAGGATCATAGCCAAGTTGCCACAAAGAG GATTCATTTATCCAGATCTCCAGACAAATCTAAAAAGAGTGGTTCatctgttatttttataaaagccATCCCTACAAGCAACAAAAGTGGGAGAATTACCAAGAATCGTCTCAAGGACACTCAAAAGTAA
- the LOC7464506 gene encoding uncharacterized protein LOC7464506 isoform X2: MLCSVKTSKSGSNWLDRLWSNKGFSNNDDDDPSVPNPSSSPITDASNSVINSNSESTHSESDQNKVTTTTTREISSSDNKDLFFLMNNVLSDLFNMGGCSDPIEGSSRHSRKKERIPRKQTKPKFCFVSGNNSSNDSLDCVRKDENVLVATGSLNSDKNSNNVDCGVDDDDEEEEEEDVEEEKGKAFGVSGDKELKGYSRSEVTVIDTSCLVWKFDKLVFRKKNVWKVRDKKGKSWVSGSKKRKVIDLESANGNGAKKKAKVSNLEVGSSKDANDKPEDERREEVEMAEDHSQVATKRIHLSRSPDKSKKSGSSVIFIKAIPTSNKSGRITKNRLKDTQK; the protein is encoded by the exons ATGCTGTGCTCAGTTAAAACCAGCAAGTCCGGTTCAAACTGGTTAGACCGGCTCTGGTCCAACAAGGGCTTCagcaacaatgatgatgatgacccTTCTGTTCCAAACCCATCTAGTTCTCCGATTACCGATGCTTCCAATTCTGTCATCAACTCAAACTCCGAGTCAACTCACTCTGAATCAGATCAAAACAAagtcacaacaacaacaaccaggGAGATTTCTTCAAGTGACAATAaagatttgttctttttaatgaaCAATGTTCTTTCAGACCTCTTTAACATGGGTGGTTGCAGTGACCCGATTGAGGGAAGTTCAAGACATTCCAGGAAAAAGGAGAGGATTCCTAGAAAACAAACGAAGCccaagttttgttttgtttctgggAATAACAGTAGTAATGATTCTTTAGATTGCGTGAGAAAAGACGAGAATGTCCTTGTTGCTACAGGGTCATTGAATTCtgataaaaattctaataatgTGGATTGTGgggttgatgatgatgacgaggaggaggaggaggaggatgttgaGGAGGAGAAGGGGAAGGCTTTTGGTGTTAGTGGTGATAAAGAGCTAAAAGGGTATTCAAGAAGTGAGGTGACCGTAATTGATACAAGTTGTCTAGTGTGGAAGTTTGATAAGTTGGTGTTTAGAAAGAAGAACGTGTGGAAAGTTAGGGATAAGAAGGGAAAATCTTGGGTGTCTGGGAGCAAGAAGAGGAAAGTAATTGACTTGGAATCTGCAAATGGAAATGGTGCTAAGAAGAAAGCTAAAGTTTCAAACTTGGAGGTTGGTTCGTCCAAGGATGCCAATGAT AAACCAGAGGATGAGAGAAGGGAAGAGGTAGAAATGGCAGAGGATCATAGCCAAGTTGCCACAAAGAG GATTCATTTATCCAGATCTCCAGACAAATCTAAAAAGAGTGGTTCatctgttatttttataaaagccATCCCTACAAGCAACAAAAGTGGGAGAATTACCAAGAATCGTCTCAAGGACACTCAAAAGTAA
- the LOC7464507 gene encoding uncharacterized protein LOC7464507 isoform X2 — MSQEIMESRMVINETSSASESTHDTTYTKIFVGGLPWETRKDSLQGYFEQFGEIIEAVVIVDRSTGRSKGYGFVNFKDPDSATRACQNPYPVIDGRRANCNLAAFGAKKKGIDRLGPAAPRFMAPLNIHGPSAYFNQQMPQYASPYSVYGYPIHPQDTSAMNNIYSAYGGKFYYPAAASGSPGVYLNYYPFYAQHGQNSPSYYPRVIQNSQQYNAFGTLSNPTSASSLPNTKAAEARPAAIAEQQQ; from the exons ATGTCTCAAGAGATCATGGAAAGTAGGATGGTGATCAATGAAACTAGTAGTGCCTCAGAATCCACTCATGACACAACTTACACCAAGATTTTTGTTGGAGGATTGCCCTGGGAGACCAGAAAAGATTCCTTGCAGGGTTATTTTGAGCAGTTTGGAGAGATTATAGAAGCAGTTGTCATCGTTGATAGGAGCACAGGAAGATCTAAAGGATATGGCTTT GTAAATTTTAAGGATCCTGATTCAGCAACAAGAGCTTGTCAAAATCCATATCCTGTTATTGATGGAAGGAGAGCCAACTGTAATCTTGCAGCCTTTGGTGCTAAAAAGAAAG GAATTGATAGACTTGGACCTGCAGCACCAAGATTCATGGCACCATTAAACATTCATGGCCCTTCTGCATACTTCAATCAACAAATGCCTCAATATGCATCTCCTTATTCAGTTTACGG GTATCCTATCCACCCACAGGACACTTCTGcaatg AATAATATTTACAGCGCATATGGAGGGAAATTCTATTACCCCGCCGCGGCATCAGGGTCCCCTGGAGTCTACCTGAATTATTACCCATTCTATGCTCAACATGGACAGAACAGCCCAAGTTACTACCCCAGAGTGATACAGAACTCTCAGCAATACAATGCTTTTGGGACCTTATCAAATCCTACTTCAGCTTCCTCACTACCAAATACCA AAGCAGCAGAAGCAAGACCTGCCGCGATAGCAGAACAACAGCAATGA
- the LOC7475142 gene encoding transcription termination factor MTERF8, chloroplastic isoform X2: protein MLATANPLFSSSNSSFLLQATNPLPIKLQSLAAPFTTFSPHGKFTLANFAKASRFLAPVGFPLTKHLLVQCSCLELPSILQSEFEMGFNEKETGLLLEQNPALKSASFDSIRVHVLLLESVGIKGAELYHLIDKSPDVLTAKEIVPLIHFVLNDLEGKVEPAQLRRLLIATVPRFLAGFDEKVKLLIKRGIPQEKIVHVLNNVNLTKALSLKSIEEIEKTVTYLSRFGGVDLIVRRPMILNFDLDTQLIPRVELLKEISGGDEDATGIVLHKLPAILSYSVKHTGGHVELLRSFAGLTDPQIFKIFSVFPNVVSASKERKLRPRIEFLKQCGLSSDEIFKFLTKAPVFLGLSFEDNLVHKLVVLVKIGYENETKELAAAMGAASRTSCENLQNVIGLFLSYGLTYADILAMSKKHPQILQYKCGALEEKLEFLIEEMGRGVRELLSFPAFLGYNLDERIKHRYEVKKLTTGEGMSINKLLSVSDDRFLNQKQKKKPIPEGQSERMMKVG, encoded by the exons ATGCTTGCAACAGCAAaccctttattttcttcttcaaattcttccTTTCTCTTGCAAGCAACAAACCCATTACCAATAAAGCTTCAATCTTTAGCTGCTCCATTCACAACTTTCTCTCCCCATGGAAAGTTCACTCTAGCGAACTTTGCTAAAGCTTCAAGATTCTTAGCCCCTGTGGGTTTTCCACTCACTAAACACCTTCTAGTCCAGTGCAGCTGTCTGGAATTGCCTTCGATTTTGCAGAGTGAATTTG AAATGGGTTTCAATGAGAAAGAAACTGGGTTACTGTTAGAGCAGAACCCAGCTCTAAAGTCTGCATCTTTTGACTCCATACGAGTCCATGTTTTACTCTTAGAGTCTGTTGGAATCAAAGGCGCTGAACTATATCACTTGATTGATAAGTCTCCGGATGTTTTAACAGCGAAGGAAATTGTTCCATTGATACATTTTGTGCTTAATGATTTAGAAGGAAAGGTCGAGCCAGCACAACTTAGGCGCCTTTTGATTGCCACTGTGCCAAGGTTCTTGGCTGGTTTTGATGAAAAGGTTAAGCTGTTGATTAAACGTGGAATTCCTCAAGAAAAGATTGTTCATGTTCTCAACAACGTGAATTTGACCAAGGCTTTGAGCCTTAAGTCtattgaagaaattgagaagacTGTTACTTACTTGAGTCGTTTTGGTGGGGTTGACTTAATCGTTAGGCGGCCAATGATACTCAATTTTGATTTGGATACTCAGTTGATTCCTAGAGTAGAGTTGCTCAAGGAGATTAGTGGTGGAGATGAGGATGCCACGGGGATTGTGTTGCATAAACTCCCTGCCATTTTAAGTTACAGTGTGAAGCATACGGGGGGGCATGTTGAGTTGTTGAGATCTTTTGCGGGCCTAACTGATCCACaaatattcaagattttttctgTGTTTCCAAATGTGGTTAGTGCCAGCAAGGAGAGGAAGTTGCGTCCGAGAATAGAGTTTCTCAAGCAATGCGGGTTGAGTTCTGACGAGATATTCAAGTTCTTGACTAAAGCCCCTGTATTTCTTGGCCTGTCCTTTGAAGATAACCTCGTGCATAAACTTGTTGTTTTGGTGAAGATAGGGTATGAAAATGAAACCAAGGAATTGGCTGCGGCAATGGGAGCTGCATCAAGGACAAGCTGTGAGAATTTGCAAAATGTGATTGGGCTATTCTTGAGCTATGGTCTTACTTATGCAGATATTCTTGCCATGAGCAAGAAGCACCCTCAGATTCTACAGTACAAATGTGGTGCTTTGGAGGAGAAGTTGGAATTCTTGATTGAGGAAATGGGTCGTGGAGTCAGAGAGCTTTTGTCTTTTCCTGCATTTCTTGGTTACAACCTTGATGAGAGGATTAAGCATAGGTATGAAGTAAAGAAGTTGACTACAGGGGAAGGGATGTCCATCAATAAGCTCTTGAGTGTCTCAGATGATAGATTTCTAAAtcagaagcaaaagaaaaaacctattCCCGAAGGACAGTCTGAACGAATGATGAAGGTTGGATGA
- the LOC18105483 gene encoding polyadenylate-binding protein-interacting protein 12: protein MAVAENAGVRNGTAGQNFDNTVVSSETNDLERTSSKPRNESVGFSNTKDSNFQSQNNDHQSVNGKSGETGGLSNGKTNGAQMQNGFDMNQSGGYGDDQIRHQKSKSNEVNDMNDLVEMLSKLNPMAEEFVPPSLANHHGYFGNGFGINANNFVVQTINGNANGPINRRKKNFNQGRRRMNSRTSMAQQEEIIRKTVYVSDIDQQVTEEQLAGLFIHCGQVVDCRICGDPNSVLRFAFVEFTDEEDARTALSLSGTVLGYYPLRVLPSKTAIAPVNPTFLPRSEDEREICARTIYCTNIDKKITQADVKLFFESFCGEVHRLRLLGDYHHSTRIAFVEFAVAEGAIAALNCSGAVLGSLPIRVSPSKTPVRPRIPRPLFN from the exons ATGGCTGTTGCTGAGAATGCTGGAGTTAGGAATGGAACCGCTGGTCAAAACTTTGACAACACTGTAGTGTCGTCAGAGACCAATGATCTTGAGAGAACATCATCAAAACCCAGAAACGAATCAGTGGGTTTCAGTAATACTAAAGACTCAAACTTTCAAAGCCAAAACAATGATCATCAGAGTGTTAACGGCAAGTCTGGTGAGACTGGGGGTTTAAGCAATGGAAAGACTAATGGGGCCCAGATGCAAAATGGGTTTGATATGAATCAGTCTGGTGGCTATGGGGATGATCAGATTCGTCATCAAAAGTCTAAATCTAATGAGGTGAATGATATGAATGATTTGGTGGAGATGCTGTCAAAGCTGAATCCTATGGCCGAAGAGTTTGTGCCTCCTTCACTCGCTAATCATCATGGATACTTTGGTAACGGGTTTGGCATTAATGCTAACAATTTTGTAGTGCAAACCATTAACGGGAATGCCAATGGACCTATTAATAGAAGg AAGAAGAACTTTAATCAAGGGAGGCGAAGGATGAACAGCAGGACAAGTATGGCTCAGCAAGAGGAGATAATCAGGAAGACTGTATATGTTTCTGACATTGATCAACAG GTTACTGAAGAGCAGCTTGCGGGGCTCTTTATTCACTGTGGACAG GTTGTTGACTGTCGTATATGTGGTGACCCTAACTCTGTTCTTCGTTTTGCCTTTGTTGAGTTTACTGATGAAG AGGATGCCAGGACTGCATTAAGTTTGTCAGGGACAGTTCTTGGATATTACCCACTAAGAGTGCTGCCTTCAAAAACTGCTATTGCACCTGTTAACCCAACATTTTTGCCAAGG TCTGAAGACGAGCGTGAGATATGTGCAAGGACTATTTATTGTACAAATATTGACAAAAAG ATCACCCAGGCAGATGTCAAGCTCTTCTTTGAATCCTTTTGCGGAGAG GTTCATCGCTTGAGGCTCCTTGGAGATTATCATCATTCAACCCGCATTGCTTTCGTTGAGTTTGCAGTG GCTGAGGGTGCAATTGCAGCACTGAACTGCAGTGGTGCGGTTCTGGGATCACTGCCAATAAG GGTGAGCCCATCGAAAACACCTGTTCGCCCTCGCATCCCTCGCCCACTGTTCAACTGA
- the LOC7464507 gene encoding uncharacterized protein LOC7464507 isoform X1 yields MSQEIMESRMVINETSSASESTHDTTYTKIFVGGLPWETRKDSLQGYFEQFGEIIEAVVIVDRSTGRSKGYGFVNFKDPDSATRACQNPYPVIDGRRANCNLAAFGAKKKAAGIDRLGPAAPRFMAPLNIHGPSAYFNQQMPQYASPYSVYGYPIHPQDTSAMNNIYSAYGGKFYYPAAASGSPGVYLNYYPFYAQHGQNSPSYYPRVIQNSQQYNAFGTLSNPTSASSLPNTKAAEARPAAIAEQQQ; encoded by the exons ATGTCTCAAGAGATCATGGAAAGTAGGATGGTGATCAATGAAACTAGTAGTGCCTCAGAATCCACTCATGACACAACTTACACCAAGATTTTTGTTGGAGGATTGCCCTGGGAGACCAGAAAAGATTCCTTGCAGGGTTATTTTGAGCAGTTTGGAGAGATTATAGAAGCAGTTGTCATCGTTGATAGGAGCACAGGAAGATCTAAAGGATATGGCTTT GTAAATTTTAAGGATCCTGATTCAGCAACAAGAGCTTGTCAAAATCCATATCCTGTTATTGATGGAAGGAGAGCCAACTGTAATCTTGCAGCCTTTGGTGCTAAAAAGAAAG CTGCAGGAATTGATAGACTTGGACCTGCAGCACCAAGATTCATGGCACCATTAAACATTCATGGCCCTTCTGCATACTTCAATCAACAAATGCCTCAATATGCATCTCCTTATTCAGTTTACGG GTATCCTATCCACCCACAGGACACTTCTGcaatg AATAATATTTACAGCGCATATGGAGGGAAATTCTATTACCCCGCCGCGGCATCAGGGTCCCCTGGAGTCTACCTGAATTATTACCCATTCTATGCTCAACATGGACAGAACAGCCCAAGTTACTACCCCAGAGTGATACAGAACTCTCAGCAATACAATGCTTTTGGGACCTTATCAAATCCTACTTCAGCTTCCTCACTACCAAATACCA AAGCAGCAGAAGCAAGACCTGCCGCGATAGCAGAACAACAGCAATGA